The Corynebacterium vitaeruminis DSM 20294 genome window below encodes:
- a CDS encoding TetR/AcrR family transcriptional regulator, translated as MAGLREQKKAQTRAAIARAAASVARYEGPEKQSIAEICAQAGVSQRTFHNYFSSREEAILEFAAYAVRQLMESVERSEGQKVFEVVEQVAISGLRRNDDDLLSFYSLGVLSDQVGFLPVGLNNHIEPHNQREAFAIIAEFFPNVDYFDLAAQIIAAASVAQFAVSHYFTFWPDADAEFGVNILRRAFDQFRDEPLAEPVELPEEVREDFLSMACAPGFGVTPRPSNP; from the coding sequence ATGGCCGGATTGCGCGAACAGAAGAAGGCGCAAACCCGAGCGGCTATCGCGCGGGCGGCGGCGTCGGTGGCCCGCTACGAGGGGCCGGAGAAGCAGTCGATCGCCGAGATCTGTGCGCAGGCGGGCGTATCCCAACGCACCTTCCACAACTACTTCTCCTCCCGCGAGGAGGCGATCCTCGAGTTCGCGGCCTACGCGGTGCGCCAGCTCATGGAATCGGTGGAGCGCAGCGAGGGCCAGAAGGTCTTCGAGGTCGTCGAGCAGGTGGCCATCAGCGGCCTGCGCCGCAACGACGACGACCTGCTCTCCTTCTACTCGCTCGGCGTTCTCAGCGACCAGGTGGGGTTCCTGCCTGTGGGGCTCAACAACCACATCGAGCCCCACAACCAGCGCGAGGCCTTCGCGATCATCGCCGAGTTCTTCCCCAACGTGGACTACTTCGACCTCGCCGCACAGATCATCGCCGCGGCCTCGGTCGCGCAGTTCGCCGTCTCCCACTACTTCACCTTCTGGCCGGACGCGGACGCCGAGTTCGGCGTCAACATCCTGCGCCGGGCCTTCGACCAGTTCCGCGACGAGCCGCTCGCCGAGCCGGTCGAGCTGCCCGAGGAGGTGCGCGAGGACTTCCTCTCGATGGCCTGCGCGCCGGGCTTCGGCGTGACTCCCCGCCCCTCGAATCCCTAG
- a CDS encoding MMPL family transporter: MAQFLYKIGSTAYRKKWPFLAFWLVVLVAVGSLAALYSKPTTNSMTIPGLESVETMDKMQERFPDTGDALNAPTGTILVQTTDGSKLSDPQVQERVDQMIADLKDTGALTGTDSLVDPVTASMGLTQQMTQAKAAQGIPQEQIDADIKAVTPLSEDQTTGTMSITFDADSATDVPAGELDAVKDVISEYDTDGLKVVANGNAFTAVSEMEMTSEAIGLLVAAVVLLITFGSFVAAGMPLISAVIGVGIGIAGIQALTAVSSDITSMTPTLASMIGLAVGIDYALFIVNRFRNELVKSAGAADMEPKQLRDALRNMNLEQRAHAMGMAVGTAGSAVVFAGLTVLIALTALSIINIPFLTAMALTAAATVAIAVLVALTFLPALLGALGTKIFAARVPGPKVPDPENETPTMGLRWVRRVRKHPALHLIAGVLALAILAIPAANMQLAMPTGGSEPKGSATREAWDITAEKFGEGRNAPMIALVDLTDVNQDERPAAMQEAVSEISQTEGVVNAQLTATTDNMDTAQVLITPQWGPTDQNTSDTLTRLRDNISHYESETGGTYGITGSTAIYDDVSERLQSVLIPYIAIVLVLAFLVLMLVFRSIWVPLIAALGFALSVMATFGVTVAIFQEGTLGIIDDPQPLLSFLPIMLIGLVFGLAMDYQVFLVTRMREGWAHGKTAGNATSNGFKHGARVVTAAALIMISVFAAFMMQDMAFIKTMGFALAIAVFFDAFIVRMTIIPATMFLLDERAWWLPKWVDKILPKVDIEGEALTRTAPAQAEPAQAQS; this comes from the coding sequence ATGGCTCAATTCCTCTACAAGATAGGCAGCACCGCCTATCGCAAGAAATGGCCGTTCCTCGCCTTCTGGCTGGTCGTTCTCGTCGCCGTCGGGTCGCTGGCGGCCCTGTACTCCAAGCCGACCACCAACTCCATGACCATCCCCGGGCTCGAGTCCGTGGAGACGATGGACAAGATGCAGGAGCGCTTCCCCGACACCGGCGACGCGCTCAACGCGCCCACCGGCACCATCCTGGTCCAGACCACCGACGGCTCGAAGCTCAGCGACCCGCAGGTCCAGGAGCGCGTCGATCAGATGATCGCCGACCTCAAGGACACCGGCGCGCTCACCGGCACCGACTCGCTCGTCGACCCGGTCACCGCCAGCATGGGGCTCACCCAGCAGATGACCCAGGCCAAGGCGGCCCAGGGCATCCCGCAGGAGCAGATCGACGCCGACATCAAGGCCGTCACCCCCCTGTCGGAGGATCAGACCACCGGCACGATGAGCATCACCTTCGATGCCGACTCCGCAACCGACGTGCCCGCAGGCGAACTCGATGCCGTCAAGGACGTGATCAGCGAGTACGACACCGACGGGCTCAAGGTCGTCGCCAACGGTAACGCCTTCACCGCCGTCAGCGAGATGGAGATGACCTCCGAGGCCATCGGCCTGCTCGTCGCCGCCGTCGTGCTGCTCATCACCTTCGGCTCCTTCGTCGCCGCGGGCATGCCGCTCATCTCCGCCGTCATCGGCGTGGGCATCGGCATCGCGGGCATCCAGGCACTGACCGCAGTGTCCTCCGACATCACCTCGATGACCCCGACGCTGGCCTCCATGATCGGCCTGGCCGTGGGCATCGACTACGCGCTGTTCATCGTCAACCGCTTCCGCAACGAGCTGGTCAAGTCGGCGGGCGCGGCCGACATGGAGCCCAAGCAGCTCCGCGACGCGCTGCGGAACATGAACCTGGAGCAGCGCGCCCACGCGATGGGCATGGCCGTGGGCACCGCAGGCTCGGCGGTGGTCTTCGCGGGGCTCACCGTCCTCATCGCACTGACCGCGCTGAGCATCATCAACATCCCGTTCCTCACCGCGATGGCGCTGACCGCCGCGGCGACCGTGGCCATCGCCGTACTGGTCGCGCTCACCTTCCTCCCCGCGCTGCTGGGTGCCCTGGGCACCAAGATCTTCGCCGCCCGCGTGCCGGGCCCGAAGGTCCCCGACCCGGAGAACGAGACCCCCACGATGGGTCTGCGCTGGGTGCGCCGCGTCCGCAAGCACCCGGCCCTACACCTCATCGCCGGCGTCCTCGCGCTCGCCATCCTCGCGATCCCCGCGGCCAACATGCAGCTGGCCATGCCCACCGGAGGCTCGGAGCCGAAGGGCTCGGCCACCCGCGAGGCCTGGGACATCACGGCGGAGAAGTTCGGCGAGGGCCGCAACGCCCCGATGATCGCGCTCGTCGATCTGACCGACGTCAACCAGGATGAACGCCCGGCCGCCATGCAGGAGGCCGTGTCCGAGATCTCGCAGACCGAAGGCGTCGTCAATGCGCAATTAACCGCAACCACCGACAACATGGACACCGCCCAGGTGCTCATCACGCCCCAGTGGGGACCGACGGACCAGAACACCTCCGACACGCTGACCAGGCTGCGCGACAACATCTCTCACTATGAGAGCGAAACCGGCGGCACCTACGGCATCACCGGCTCGACCGCCATCTACGACGACGTCTCCGAGCGGCTGCAGTCCGTGCTCATCCCGTACATCGCCATCGTGCTCGTGCTCGCGTTCCTCGTGCTCATGCTCGTGTTCCGCTCCATCTGGGTGCCGCTCATCGCGGCGCTGGGCTTCGCGCTGTCGGTGATGGCCACCTTCGGCGTCACCGTCGCCATCTTCCAGGAGGGCACGCTCGGCATCATCGACGACCCGCAGCCGCTGCTGTCCTTCCTGCCGATCATGCTCATCGGCCTCGTCTTCGGCCTCGCGATGGACTACCAGGTCTTCCTGGTCACCCGCATGCGGGAGGGCTGGGCGCACGGCAAGACCGCGGGCAACGCGACGAGCAACGGCTTCAAGCACGGCGCCCGCGTGGTCACCGCGGCCGCGCTCATCATGATCTCCGTGTTCGCGGCCTTCATGATGCAGGACATGGCCTTCATCAAGACGATGGGCTTCGCGCTCGCCATCGCCGTCTTCTTCGACGCCTTCATCGTGCGCATGACCATCATCCCGGCGACCATGTTCCTGCTGGACGAGCGCGCTTGGTGGCTGCCCAAGTGGGTGGATAAGATTCTGCCCAAGGTGGACATCGAGGGCGAGGCCCTCACCCGTACCGCGCCCGCGCAGGCGGAACCCGCGCAGGCGCAGAGCTAA
- a CDS encoding GntR family transcriptional regulator produces MYISLDPDSDVPLFEQITRSVTLAIARGELRPGDQLASVRALATDFGINPATVQKAYEQLRLDGLIRTSEKRKSVVAPRPARPSAEREKRLSEELRALVARGVAQGIDVDSMYRQLRATNERTDLP; encoded by the coding sequence ATGTACATTTCCCTCGATCCGGACTCCGACGTCCCCCTGTTCGAGCAGATAACTCGGTCGGTGACGCTGGCCATAGCGCGCGGCGAACTGCGCCCGGGTGACCAGCTCGCTTCCGTGCGGGCGCTGGCCACGGACTTCGGCATCAACCCGGCCACCGTGCAGAAGGCCTACGAGCAGCTCCGCCTCGACGGGCTCATCCGGACCTCGGAGAAGCGCAAGAGCGTGGTGGCCCCGCGGCCAGCCCGCCCGAGCGCCGAACGGGAAAAACGCCTGAGCGAGGAGCTGCGCGCGCTCGTCGCCAGGGGAGTGGCCCAGGGCATCGACGTCGACTCCATGTACCGGCAGCTCCGCGCCACCAATGAAAGGACCGACCTTCCATGA
- a CDS encoding DUF1648 domain-containing protein, protein MNDDLTFRAVIATTLLVTGVLLGLSPRLSPKGVVLGVRVPEAHLGDPVVRGAVRRFRAVNLAAAVLLAAACFLPDASVVLWAILAQIAFMLASYLYLRRGIARHKAREGWFTGLPTRVVGQVSEDLERWLPEPRVPWLAFALGLVPIVASVLAVASIYDRLPDTIPTHWGTGFEPDQWAPKSVGSVYTLSFVNAGMLVLFFVISLLLTTLRVQTRSGSGIRGRLRTRMMVYLVNRALGWFVAALVLSLSFAQVATFFPSLVKPSFLLIMAVSLGGSLALVVAIVRGQLSLDDDLRRLDLGPEYEAPDNDRFYKWGMFYYNPDDPAVVVEKRFGVGFDFNYARWQGKAFVASIVLVLLASFAPLFF, encoded by the coding sequence ATGAACGACGACCTCACCTTCCGCGCGGTCATCGCGACGACCTTGCTCGTCACCGGCGTGCTGCTCGGCCTCAGCCCCCGGCTCTCGCCGAAGGGAGTTGTCTTGGGCGTGCGCGTGCCCGAGGCGCACCTCGGCGACCCAGTCGTGCGCGGCGCCGTCCGCCGTTTTCGGGCGGTCAACCTCGCGGCCGCGGTCCTGCTCGCGGCCGCCTGCTTCCTCCCGGATGCCTCCGTCGTGCTGTGGGCGATCCTCGCGCAGATCGCTTTCATGCTCGCAAGCTATCTCTACCTCCGGCGCGGCATCGCGCGGCACAAGGCGCGCGAGGGATGGTTCACCGGGCTGCCCACGCGCGTGGTGGGGCAGGTGAGCGAGGACCTCGAGCGGTGGCTCCCCGAGCCCCGCGTGCCGTGGCTCGCCTTCGCCCTGGGCCTGGTCCCCATCGTCGCCTCGGTGCTCGCCGTGGCCAGCATCTACGACAGGCTGCCCGACACCATCCCCACGCACTGGGGCACCGGGTTCGAGCCGGATCAGTGGGCGCCGAAGTCCGTGGGCAGCGTCTACACGTTGAGCTTCGTCAACGCCGGAATGCTCGTCCTCTTCTTCGTCATCTCCCTGCTGCTCACCACGCTGCGGGTGCAGACCCGCTCCGGCAGCGGCATCCGCGGCCGCCTGCGCACCCGGATGATGGTTTACCTCGTCAACCGCGCGCTCGGGTGGTTCGTCGCAGCCCTCGTCTTAAGCCTCAGCTTCGCGCAGGTCGCTACCTTCTTCCCCTCCCTGGTCAAGCCTTCGTTCCTGCTCATCATGGCCGTGAGCCTCGGCGGGTCGCTCGCCCTCGTCGTCGCGATCGTGCGCGGGCAGTTGTCGCTTGACGACGACCTTCGGCGCCTCGACCTCGGCCCCGAGTACGAGGCCCCGGACAACGATCGCTTCTACAAGTGGGGGATGTTTTACTACAACCCGGACGACCCCGCCGTGGTCGTCGAGAAGCGCTTTGGGGTGGGATTCGACTTCAACTACGCGCGCTGGCAGGGCAAGGCGTTTGTCGCCTCCATCGTCCTCGTCCTGCTGGCCAGCTTTGCGCCGCTCTTCTTTTAG
- the glcB gene encoding malate synthase G, producing MTQTDTTARTSVAGLEVATVLYDFLNTEVLPTVGLEEDAFWAGFADIVRDFSPRNAELLARRDELQSQLDEYYRANPGQPDPAEHEAFLRNIGYLADAPEAGQIRTRNIDEEIATIAGPQLVVPILNARFALNAANARWGSLYDALYGTNAIPETDGAEKGSKYNPVRGQKVIAWGRDFLDKVVPLEGASHADVESYNVFSGQLTAMIGEEKFSLVDRSAYRGFTGAVHDPSSILLCNNGLHIELQIDPSTPIGRDDKASIKDIILEAAVSTIMDFEDSVAAVDAEDKVLGYRNWLGLNTGTLKEEVTKGDKTFTRELNSDREFIGRNGTHIRLHGRSLLFVRNVGHLMRNPAILVDGEEVFEGIMDAVITSLCAIPGLDIHNALRNSRTGSIYIVKPKQHGPDEVAFTNELFARVEDLLGLERFTLKVGVMDEERRTSVNLDACIMAVADRLAFINTGFLDRTGDEIHTSMQAGAMVRKATMQKELWKQSYEDNNVDAGLERGLPGKAQIGKGMWAMTELMAEMLEAKIGQPREGANTAWVPSPTGAVLHATHYHQVDVRKVQEELKAAGRRDTFHGLLTVPVAPNTDWSEAEKKEELENNCQSILGYVVRWVEQGIGCSKVPDIHDIDLMEDRATLRISSQLLCNWLVHGVVTEEQVVDALKRMAVVVDRQNEGDPAYRPMAADYDYSIAFQAAKDLILKGTESPSGYTEPLLHARRREFKEREGIK from the coding sequence ATGACCCAGACTGACACCACTGCCCGCACGTCCGTTGCTGGCCTTGAGGTCGCCACGGTTTTGTATGACTTCCTCAACACCGAGGTCCTCCCGACCGTCGGCCTCGAGGAGGACGCGTTCTGGGCAGGCTTCGCCGACATCGTCCGCGACTTCTCCCCGCGCAACGCCGAGCTGCTGGCCCGCCGCGACGAGCTGCAGAGCCAGCTCGACGAGTACTACCGCGCCAACCCCGGCCAGCCCGACCCCGCAGAGCACGAGGCCTTCCTCCGCAATATCGGCTACCTCGCCGACGCGCCTGAGGCCGGGCAGATCCGCACCCGCAACATCGACGAGGAAATCGCCACCATCGCTGGCCCACAGCTCGTGGTCCCGATCCTCAACGCGCGCTTCGCCCTCAACGCCGCCAACGCGCGCTGGGGCTCCCTCTACGACGCTCTTTACGGCACCAACGCCATCCCGGAGACCGACGGCGCAGAAAAGGGCAGCAAGTACAACCCGGTCCGCGGCCAGAAGGTCATCGCCTGGGGCCGAGACTTCCTCGACAAGGTCGTCCCGCTCGAGGGTGCGTCCCACGCCGACGTCGAGAGCTACAACGTCTTCTCCGGCCAGCTGACCGCGATGATCGGCGAGGAGAAGTTCAGCCTCGTCGACCGCTCCGCCTACCGCGGCTTCACCGGCGCCGTCCACGACCCCTCCTCCATCCTGCTGTGCAACAACGGCCTGCACATCGAGCTGCAGATCGACCCCTCCACCCCGATCGGCCGCGACGACAAGGCCAGCATCAAGGACATCATCCTGGAGGCCGCCGTCTCCACCATCATGGACTTCGAGGACTCCGTCGCCGCCGTCGACGCCGAGGACAAAGTCCTGGGCTACCGCAACTGGCTGGGGCTGAACACCGGCACGCTAAAGGAGGAGGTCACCAAGGGCGACAAGACCTTCACCCGCGAGCTCAACTCCGACCGCGAGTTCATCGGCCGCAACGGCACCCACATCCGCCTGCACGGCCGCTCCCTGCTGTTCGTCCGCAACGTCGGCCACCTCATGCGCAACCCCGCCATCCTGGTCGACGGCGAAGAGGTCTTCGAGGGCATCATGGACGCCGTCATCACCTCCCTGTGCGCCATCCCCGGCCTGGACATCCACAACGCGCTGCGCAACTCCCGCACCGGCTCGATCTACATCGTCAAGCCGAAGCAGCACGGCCCCGACGAGGTCGCCTTCACCAACGAGCTCTTCGCCCGCGTGGAGGACCTGCTCGGCCTCGAGCGCTTCACCCTCAAGGTCGGCGTCATGGACGAGGAGCGCCGCACCTCGGTCAACCTCGACGCCTGCATCATGGCCGTCGCCGACCGCCTCGCCTTCATCAACACCGGCTTCCTCGACCGCACCGGCGACGAGATCCACACCTCCATGCAGGCCGGCGCGATGGTGCGCAAGGCCACCATGCAGAAGGAGCTGTGGAAGCAGTCCTACGAGGACAACAACGTCGACGCCGGCCTCGAGCGCGGCCTGCCCGGCAAGGCGCAGATCGGCAAGGGCATGTGGGCGATGACCGAGCTCATGGCGGAGATGCTCGAGGCCAAGATCGGCCAGCCGCGCGAGGGCGCCAACACCGCCTGGGTCCCGTCGCCCACCGGCGCGGTCCTGCACGCCACCCACTACCACCAGGTCGACGTCCGCAAGGTGCAGGAAGAGCTCAAGGCCGCAGGCCGCCGCGACACCTTCCACGGCCTGCTCACCGTCCCGGTCGCCCCGAACACGGACTGGTCCGAGGCGGAAAAGAAGGAGGAGCTGGAGAACAACTGCCAGTCCATCCTGGGCTACGTCGTCCGCTGGGTCGAGCAGGGCATCGGCTGCTCCAAGGTGCCGGACATCCACGACATCGACCTCATGGAGGACCGCGCCACCCTGCGCATCTCCTCCCAGCTGCTGTGCAACTGGCTGGTCCACGGCGTGGTCACCGAGGAGCAGGTTGTCGACGCGCTCAAGCGCATGGCGGTGGTCGTCGACCGCCAGAACGAGGGCGATCCCGCCTACCGTCCGATGGCTGCCGACTACGACTACTCCATCGCCTTCCAGGCGGCAAAGGACCTCATCCTCAAGGGCACCGAGTCGCCTTCGGGCTACACCGAGCCCCTGCTGCACGCTCGTCGCCGCGAGTTCAAGGAGCGTGAGGGTATTAAGTAG
- the aceA gene encoding isocitrate lyase, which produces MTTTGQARTAAEIQKDWDENPRWQGIRRDYTAEQVAELQGKVVEEHTLARRGAEVLWEKVSKRDGSYINSLGALTGNMAVQQARAGLQAVYLSGWQVAGDANLSGHTYPDQSLYPANSVPNVVRRINNALLRADEIARIEGDDTVEDWLLPIVADGEAGFGGALNVYELQKAMIAAGAAGTHWEDQLASEKKCGHLGGKVLIPTQQHIRTLTSARLAADVANTPTVIIARTDAEAATLITSDVDERDRPFITGERTSEGFYKVQNGLEPCIARAKSYAPYADMIWMETGTPDLELAKKFAEGVKAEFPDQLLAYNCSPSFNWSAHLNEDEIAKFQRELGAMGFSFQFITLAGFHALNYGMFDLAHGYAREGMTAFVDLQNREFKAAEERGFTAVKHQREVGAGYFDRIATTVDPNSSTTALKGSTEEGQFH; this is translated from the coding sequence ATGACCACCACCGGACAGGCACGCACTGCAGCTGAGATCCAGAAGGATTGGGACGAGAACCCGCGCTGGCAGGGCATCCGCCGCGACTACACCGCCGAGCAGGTTGCAGAGCTTCAGGGCAAGGTCGTCGAGGAGCACACCCTCGCACGCCGCGGCGCCGAGGTTCTGTGGGAGAAGGTCTCCAAGCGCGACGGCTCCTACATCAACTCCCTCGGCGCGCTGACCGGCAACATGGCCGTCCAGCAGGCCCGTGCTGGCCTCCAGGCCGTCTACCTCTCCGGCTGGCAGGTCGCCGGTGACGCCAACCTCTCCGGCCACACCTACCCGGACCAGTCCCTGTACCCGGCCAACTCTGTCCCGAACGTCGTTCGTCGCATCAACAACGCTCTGCTCCGCGCCGACGAGATCGCCCGCATCGAGGGCGACGACACCGTCGAGGACTGGCTGCTCCCGATCGTCGCTGACGGCGAGGCCGGCTTCGGTGGCGCCCTCAACGTCTACGAGCTGCAGAAGGCCATGATCGCCGCTGGCGCCGCCGGCACCCACTGGGAGGACCAGCTGGCCTCCGAGAAGAAGTGTGGCCACCTGGGCGGCAAGGTCCTCATCCCGACCCAGCAGCACATCCGCACCCTGACCTCCGCTCGCCTGGCCGCTGACGTCGCCAACACCCCGACCGTCATCATCGCCCGCACCGACGCCGAGGCCGCCACCCTCATCACCTCCGACGTGGACGAGCGCGACCGCCCGTTCATCACCGGCGAGCGCACCTCCGAGGGCTTCTACAAGGTCCAGAACGGCCTCGAGCCCTGCATCGCCCGTGCGAAGTCCTACGCTCCGTACGCCGACATGATCTGGATGGAGACCGGCACCCCGGACCTCGAGCTCGCCAAGAAGTTCGCTGAGGGCGTCAAGGCTGAGTTCCCGGACCAGCTGCTGGCCTACAACTGCTCCCCGTCCTTCAACTGGTCCGCTCACCTCAACGAGGACGAGATCGCCAAGTTCCAGCGCGAGCTCGGCGCCATGGGCTTCTCCTTCCAGTTCATCACCCTGGCAGGCTTCCACGCCCTCAACTACGGCATGTTCGACCTGGCTCACGGCTACGCTCGCGAGGGCATGACCGCCTTCGTCGACCTGCAGAACCGCGAGTTCAAGGCAGCCGAGGAGCGCGGCTTCACCGCCGTCAAGCACCAGCGCGAGGTTGGCGCGGGCTACTTCGACCGCATCGCCACCACCGTCGACCCGAACTCCTCCACCACCGCGCTGAAGGGTTCCACCGAGGAAGGCCAGTTCCACTAA
- the rraA gene encoding ribonuclease E activity regulator RraA, with protein sequence MEMIPTADLVDIIGDDVRSCDTQFQNRGGRTDFCGPIVTVRCFQDNGLVKQILNSPGDGAVLVVDGYASVHTALMGDMIAQAGVDNGWAGVVILGAIRDSAAIKEMPFGVKALGTNPRKSAKAGEGERDVTLTFGGVDFVPGHFLYADADGIVVTEAPIK encoded by the coding sequence ATGGAGATGATCCCCACCGCCGACCTGGTAGACATCATCGGAGACGACGTGCGCTCGTGCGACACCCAGTTCCAAAACCGCGGCGGCAGGACCGACTTCTGCGGCCCCATCGTCACGGTTCGCTGCTTCCAGGACAACGGACTGGTCAAGCAGATCCTCAATTCGCCCGGTGACGGGGCGGTCCTCGTCGTCGACGGCTACGCCTCCGTCCACACCGCGCTCATGGGCGACATGATCGCCCAGGCGGGCGTGGACAACGGATGGGCGGGCGTGGTCATCCTGGGAGCGATCCGCGACTCCGCCGCGATCAAGGAGATGCCCTTCGGCGTCAAGGCCTTGGGCACCAACCCGCGGAAGTCCGCCAAGGCGGGGGAGGGGGAGCGCGACGTCACCCTCACCTTCGGCGGCGTGGACTTCGTCCCTGGACACTTCCTCTACGCCGACGCCGACGGCATCGTCGTTACCGAAGCACCCATCAAATAG
- a CDS encoding glyceraldehyde-3-phosphate dehydrogenase — translation MAQDWNDKLESAQKMLPLIGNLHRQSNVVVSVFGRLLIDVTDIDIVKAHRYSRLANDRELTPADTLPILEALTSLNLGTASIDLGRLAAKFAEQGGDLDAFLKEELAEVIGTATERPSKDIVLYGFGRIGRLLARILISREATYGGARLRAIVVRKKSADDIIKRASLLRRDSVHGAFRGTITVDEENDVIWANGTKIQMIYANDPASIDYTAYGINDAILVDNTGVWRNREGLSQHLQSKGIERVVLTAPGKGDLRNVVYGINHNDITDEDTIVTAASCTTNGITPSLKVLNDHYGIVYGHVETVHSFTNDQNLIDNFHKGARRGRAAGLNMVLTETGAAKAVAKALPELEGRLTGNAIRVPTPDVSMAVLNLTLEKEVTREEVNHLMDQVALHSDLRQQISYIASPEVVSSDFVGSTHAGIVDGLATIANGNHLVLYVWYDNEFGYSNQVIRIVEHLAGARPKVLPERIPSAEL, via the coding sequence ATGGCCCAGGACTGGAACGACAAGCTCGAATCCGCACAGAAGATGCTTCCCCTGATCGGTAACCTCCACCGCCAAAGCAACGTGGTTGTCTCCGTTTTCGGTCGCCTGCTCATCGATGTCACCGACATCGACATCGTCAAGGCTCACCGCTACTCCCGCCTCGCAAACGACCGTGAGCTCACCCCGGCCGACACCCTCCCGATCCTCGAAGCCCTGACCAGCCTCAACCTGGGCACCGCCTCCATCGACCTAGGCCGCCTCGCCGCCAAGTTCGCGGAGCAGGGCGGCGACCTCGACGCCTTCCTCAAGGAGGAGCTGGCCGAGGTCATCGGCACCGCCACCGAGCGCCCGTCCAAGGACATCGTGCTCTACGGCTTCGGCCGCATCGGCCGCCTGCTCGCCCGCATCCTCATCTCCCGCGAGGCCACCTACGGCGGCGCCCGCCTGCGCGCCATCGTGGTCCGCAAGAAGTCCGCGGACGACATCATCAAGCGCGCCTCCCTGCTGCGCCGCGACTCCGTCCACGGCGCCTTCCGCGGCACCATCACCGTCGACGAGGAGAACGACGTCATCTGGGCCAACGGCACCAAGATCCAGATGATCTACGCCAACGACCCGGCCTCCATCGACTACACCGCCTACGGCATCAACGACGCCATCCTGGTAGACAACACCGGCGTGTGGCGCAACCGCGAGGGCCTGTCCCAGCACCTGCAGTCCAAGGGCATCGAGCGCGTTGTGCTCACCGCCCCGGGCAAGGGCGACCTGCGCAACGTCGTCTACGGCATCAACCACAACGACATCACCGACGAAGACACCATCGTCACCGCCGCCTCCTGCACCACTAACGGCATCACCCCGTCGCTGAAGGTCCTCAACGACCACTACGGCATCGTCTACGGCCACGTCGAGACGGTCCACTCCTTCACCAACGACCAGAACCTCATCGACAACTTCCACAAGGGCGCGCGCCGCGGCCGCGCCGCTGGCCTCAACATGGTGCTCACCGAGACCGGTGCCGCCAAGGCCGTGGCCAAGGCCCTTCCGGAGCTGGAGGGCAGGCTCACCGGCAACGCCATCCGCGTGCCCACCCCGGACGTGTCCATGGCCGTGCTCAACCTGACCCTGGAGAAGGAGGTCACCCGCGAGGAGGTCAACCACCTCATGGACCAGGTGGCGCTGCACTCCGACCTGCGCCAGCAGATCTCCTACATTGCCTCCCCGGAGGTCGTCTCCTCCGACTTCGTCGGCTCCACCCACGCGGGCATCGTCGACGGCCTGGCCACCATCGCCAACGGCAACCACCTCGTCCTCTACGTCTGGTACGACAACGAGTTCGGCTACTCCAACCAGGTCATCCGCATCGTCGAGCACCTGGCGGGCGCGCGCCCGAAGGTCCTCCCGGAGCGCATCCCCTCCGCTGAGCTCTAA